One window of the Xiphias gladius isolate SHS-SW01 ecotype Sanya breed wild chromosome 11, ASM1685928v1, whole genome shotgun sequence genome contains the following:
- the klc1b gene encoding kinesin light chain 1b isoform X8: MSTMVYPREEKLEKLSQEEIISNTKLVIQGLEALKNEHNSILHSLLETIKCLKKDEEANLVHEKSNLLRKSVEMIELGLGEAQVMMALSNHLNAVESEKQKLRAQVRRLCQENQWLRDELANTQQKLQKSEQSVAQLEEEKKHLEFMNQLKKYDEDVSPTQEEKDRETPKDSLDDLFPNDEEEHGQGMQHQHNSAAVAAAQQGGYEIPARLRTLHNLVIQYASQGRYEVAVPLCKQALEDLEKTSGHDHPDVATMLNILALVYRDQNKYKEAAHLLNDALSIREKTLGKDHPAVAATLNNLAVLYGKRGKYKEAEPLCKRALEIREKVLGKDHPDVAKQLNNLALLCQNQGKYEEVEYYYCRALEIYECRLGPDDPNVAKTKNNLASCFLKQGKYKEAEILYKEILTRAHEKEFGSVDAENKPIWMHAEEREEMSKGKHRDNTPYGEYGGWYKACKVNSPTVNTTLRNLGALYRRQGKLEAAETLEECAVRSRKQSNTGIDPIHQTRVVEILKDTEGDRRRSRDSLTSVKYESGSETGEEA, from the exons ATGTCCACCATGGTGTATCCACGGGAAGAGAAGCTCGAGAAGCTTTCTCAGGAGGAGATCATCTCCAACACGAAGCTAGTGATCCAGGGTTTGGAGGCCCTGAAGAACGAGCACAACTCCATCCTCCACAGCCTCTTGGAGACCATCAAGTGCCTAAAGAAGGATGAAGAGGCCAACCTGGTGCACGAGAAGTCCAACCTGCTCCGCAAGTCAGTGGAGATGATTGAACTGGGCCTGGGAGAAGCACAG GTGATGATGGCTCTGTCCAACCACCTGAATGCGGTGGAGTCAGAGAAGCAGAAGCTGCGTGCACAGGTGAGGAGGCTTTGCCAGGAAAACCAGTGGCTGCGGGACGAGCTGGCCAACACCCAGCAGAAGCTGCAGAAGAGCGAGCAGAGCGTGgcccagctggaggaggagaagaagcacCTGGAGTTCATGAACCAGCTCAAAAAATACGATGAAGATGTCTCACCCACT caggaggagaaggacagagaaaCACCAAAGGACTCCCTGGATGACCTCTTCCCCAATGATGAAGAGGAGCATGGCCAAGgaa TGCAGCACCAACACAACAGTGCGGCTGTGGCTGCAGCCCAGCAGGGAGGCTACGAGATCCCAGCCCGTCTGAGAACCCTGCACAATCTGGTGATCCAGTATGCCTCCCAGGGCAGGTACGAGGTGGCCGTCCCCCTTTGCAAGCAAGCTTTGGAGGACCTGGAGAAGACCTCTGGACATGACCACCCTGACGTGGCCACCATGCTCAACATCCTGGCCTTGGTCTATAG GgatcaaaacaaatacaaagaggCAGCCCATCTGCTCAACGATGCTCTGTCCATCCGTGAGAAAACCCTCGGCAAAGACCATCCTGCT GTTGCTGCAACGCTGAACAATTTGGCTGTGCTGTATGGAAAGAGGGGGAAGTACAAGGAGGCCGAGCCTCTGTGTAAGAGGGCTCTGGAGATCAGAGAAAAG GTCCTGGGGAAGGACCACCCAGATGTGGCCAAACAGCTTAACAACCTGGCTCTGCTGTGTCAGAACCAAGGCAAGTATGAGGAGGTAGAGTACTACTACTGCCGTGCCCTGGAGATCTACGAGTGCAGGCTGGGCCCAGATGATCCCAACGTGGCCAAAACCAAGAACAACCTG gcATCCTGCTTTCTCAAACAGGGGAAATACAAGGAGGCTGAGATTCTGTACAAAGAGATTCTGACTCGTGCTCATGAGAAAGAGTTTGGATCTGTTGATG ctgagaACAAGCCCATCTGGATGCatgcagaggaaagagaggagatgagtAAG GGCAAGCACAGAGACAACACTCCATACGGAGAGTACGGAGGCTGGTACAAGGCCTGTAAAGTCAACAG CCCTACAGTGAACACAACCCTGAGGAACCTGGGGGCCCTGTACCGCCGACAGGGCAAGCTAGAAGCTGCTGAGACCCTGGAAGAGTGCGCCGTGAGGTCTCGCAAGCAG
- the klc1b gene encoding kinesin light chain 1b isoform X7, which produces MSTMVYPREEKLEKLSQEEIISNTKLVIQGLEALKNEHNSILHSLLETIKCLKKDEEANLVHEKSNLLRKSVEMIELGLGEAQVMMALSNHLNAVESEKQKLRAQVRRLCQENQWLRDELANTQQKLQKSEQSVAQLEEEKKHLEFMNQLKKYDEDVSPTQEEKDRETPKDSLDDLFPNDEEEHGQGMQHQHNSAAVAAAQQGGYEIPARLRTLHNLVIQYASQGRYEVAVPLCKQALEDLEKTSGHDHPDVATMLNILALVYRDQNKYKEAAHLLNDALSIREKTLGKDHPAVAATLNNLAVLYGKRGKYKEAEPLCKRALEIREKVLGKDHPDVAKQLNNLALLCQNQGKYEEVEYYYCRALEIYECRLGPDDPNVAKTKNNLASCFLKQGKYKEAEILYKEILTRAHEKEFGSVDAENKPIWMHAEEREEMSKGKHRDNTPYGEYGGWYKACKVNSPTVNTTLRNLGALYRRQGKLEAAETLEECAVRSRKQSNTGIDPIHQTRVVEILKDTEGDRRRSRDSLTSVKYESGSETGEEVSMGVEWNGA; this is translated from the exons ATGTCCACCATGGTGTATCCACGGGAAGAGAAGCTCGAGAAGCTTTCTCAGGAGGAGATCATCTCCAACACGAAGCTAGTGATCCAGGGTTTGGAGGCCCTGAAGAACGAGCACAACTCCATCCTCCACAGCCTCTTGGAGACCATCAAGTGCCTAAAGAAGGATGAAGAGGCCAACCTGGTGCACGAGAAGTCCAACCTGCTCCGCAAGTCAGTGGAGATGATTGAACTGGGCCTGGGAGAAGCACAG GTGATGATGGCTCTGTCCAACCACCTGAATGCGGTGGAGTCAGAGAAGCAGAAGCTGCGTGCACAGGTGAGGAGGCTTTGCCAGGAAAACCAGTGGCTGCGGGACGAGCTGGCCAACACCCAGCAGAAGCTGCAGAAGAGCGAGCAGAGCGTGgcccagctggaggaggagaagaagcacCTGGAGTTCATGAACCAGCTCAAAAAATACGATGAAGATGTCTCACCCACT caggaggagaaggacagagaaaCACCAAAGGACTCCCTGGATGACCTCTTCCCCAATGATGAAGAGGAGCATGGCCAAGgaa TGCAGCACCAACACAACAGTGCGGCTGTGGCTGCAGCCCAGCAGGGAGGCTACGAGATCCCAGCCCGTCTGAGAACCCTGCACAATCTGGTGATCCAGTATGCCTCCCAGGGCAGGTACGAGGTGGCCGTCCCCCTTTGCAAGCAAGCTTTGGAGGACCTGGAGAAGACCTCTGGACATGACCACCCTGACGTGGCCACCATGCTCAACATCCTGGCCTTGGTCTATAG GgatcaaaacaaatacaaagaggCAGCCCATCTGCTCAACGATGCTCTGTCCATCCGTGAGAAAACCCTCGGCAAAGACCATCCTGCT GTTGCTGCAACGCTGAACAATTTGGCTGTGCTGTATGGAAAGAGGGGGAAGTACAAGGAGGCCGAGCCTCTGTGTAAGAGGGCTCTGGAGATCAGAGAAAAG GTCCTGGGGAAGGACCACCCAGATGTGGCCAAACAGCTTAACAACCTGGCTCTGCTGTGTCAGAACCAAGGCAAGTATGAGGAGGTAGAGTACTACTACTGCCGTGCCCTGGAGATCTACGAGTGCAGGCTGGGCCCAGATGATCCCAACGTGGCCAAAACCAAGAACAACCTG gcATCCTGCTTTCTCAAACAGGGGAAATACAAGGAGGCTGAGATTCTGTACAAAGAGATTCTGACTCGTGCTCATGAGAAAGAGTTTGGATCTGTTGATG ctgagaACAAGCCCATCTGGATGCatgcagaggaaagagaggagatgagtAAG GGCAAGCACAGAGACAACACTCCATACGGAGAGTACGGAGGCTGGTACAAGGCCTGTAAAGTCAACAG CCCTACAGTGAACACAACCCTGAGGAACCTGGGGGCCCTGTACCGCCGACAGGGCAAGCTAGAAGCTGCTGAGACCCTGGAAGAGTGCGCCGTGAGGTCTCGCAAGCAG